One Micromonospora craniellae genomic region harbors:
- a CDS encoding undecaprenyl-diphosphate phosphatase, with amino-acid sequence MTWIEAIVLGIVQGLTEFLPVSSSGHLRITSAIFFDRDAGASFTAVTQLGTEAAVLLYFAKDIWRIGRTWTVGIWDSSVRSSLDYRMGWYVIVGSIPIGALGFLFKDQIRETARNLWVVATTLIVFAFVLAFAEYWGRQTRTLKDFRMRDGVVMGLAQAMALIPGVSRSGATLTFGLFLNLTRETAARYSFLLAIPAVVMSGIFSLGDVFEPAAPGTSAPTVAQMVVATFIAFAVGYAAIAWLLRFVAHHTLYVFVLYRVAVGTLVFALLLTGTISAT; translated from the coding sequence GTGACCTGGATCGAAGCCATCGTCCTGGGCATCGTCCAGGGCCTGACCGAGTTCCTTCCGGTCAGCTCGTCGGGGCACCTGCGGATCACCTCGGCGATCTTCTTCGACCGTGACGCCGGGGCGTCGTTCACCGCAGTCACCCAGCTCGGCACCGAAGCAGCCGTGCTGCTGTACTTCGCCAAGGACATCTGGCGTATCGGCCGTACCTGGACGGTCGGGATCTGGGATTCCTCGGTGCGGTCCAGCCTCGACTACCGGATGGGCTGGTACGTGATCGTCGGCTCGATCCCGATCGGGGCGCTCGGCTTCCTGTTCAAGGACCAGATCCGGGAGACCGCCCGGAACCTGTGGGTGGTGGCCACGACCCTGATCGTGTTCGCCTTCGTGCTCGCCTTCGCCGAGTACTGGGGCCGGCAGACCCGGACGTTGAAGGACTTCCGGATGCGCGACGGCGTGGTGATGGGCCTCGCCCAGGCGATGGCGCTGATCCCCGGGGTGTCCCGGTCCGGTGCGACGCTGACCTTCGGTCTGTTCCTCAACCTGACCCGGGAGACGGCGGCCCGCTACTCGTTCCTGCTGGCCATCCCGGCCGTGGTGATGTCCGGGATCTTCAGCCTCGGGGACGTCTTCGAACCGGCGGCCCCGGGCACGTCGGCGCCCACCGTCGCGCAGATGGTCGTCGCCACGTTCATCGCCTTCGCCGTCGGGTACGCGGCCATCGCGTGGCTGCTGCGCTTCGTCGCCCACCACACCCTGTACGTCTTCGTGCTCTACCGGGTGGCGGTCGGCACTCTGGTGTTCGCCCTCCTGCTCACCGGCACCATCAGCGCCACCTGA
- a CDS encoding LLM class F420-dependent oxidoreductase has protein sequence MRLGLNLGYQTAWSTPADHLAMAQEADRLGYSVVWAAEAYGSDSPSMLSWMAGQTERIDVGSAVMQIPARTPAMTAMTAATIDALSGGRFRLGLGVSGPQVSEGWHGVRFGKPLARTREYVDIVKLAVARKEVAYDGEFYQLPLPDGPGKALRLGFHPPREHIPIYLAAVGPKNLELAGEIADGWLAVFYAPEFAEEQLAAVRAGRARVGKELAGFDVVPSAPVVVGDDVDSCAQLVRWYAALYVGGMGSRQQNFYNQLATRMGYGDAAREVQDLYLAKRQRDAAAAVPLEFIDRTSLLGPKERIAERMREYAESGVTTLSVTLFAGDRDSGVQTLRTVAEALELSGVGE, from the coding sequence GTGCGACTCGGGCTAAACCTCGGATACCAGACAGCCTGGAGCACGCCGGCGGATCATCTGGCCATGGCTCAGGAGGCGGACCGACTCGGCTACTCGGTGGTGTGGGCGGCGGAGGCGTACGGCTCGGACTCGCCGAGCATGCTCTCCTGGATGGCCGGGCAGACCGAGCGGATCGACGTCGGCAGCGCGGTGATGCAGATCCCGGCGCGTACGCCCGCGATGACCGCGATGACCGCAGCCACCATCGACGCCCTCTCCGGCGGCCGGTTCCGGCTCGGCCTGGGCGTCTCCGGCCCGCAGGTCTCCGAGGGCTGGCACGGCGTACGGTTCGGCAAGCCGCTGGCGCGTACCCGGGAGTACGTGGACATCGTGAAGCTGGCGGTGGCCCGCAAGGAGGTCGCCTACGACGGCGAGTTCTACCAGTTGCCGCTGCCCGACGGACCCGGCAAGGCACTGCGGTTGGGCTTCCATCCGCCGCGTGAGCACATCCCGATCTACCTCGCCGCGGTCGGCCCGAAGAACCTGGAACTGGCCGGCGAGATCGCCGACGGCTGGCTGGCCGTCTTCTACGCCCCCGAGTTCGCCGAGGAACAGCTCGCGGCGGTACGCGCCGGGCGGGCCAGGGTCGGCAAGGAACTGGCCGGTTTCGACGTGGTGCCGTCGGCGCCGGTCGTGGTCGGCGACGACGTCGACTCCTGCGCGCAGTTGGTGCGCTGGTACGCCGCCCTGTACGTGGGCGGGATGGGCAGCCGCCAGCAGAACTTCTACAACCAGTTGGCGACCCGGATGGGGTACGGCGACGCCGCCCGCGAGGTGCAGGACCTCTACCTGGCCAAGCGGCAGCGGGACGCGGCCGCCGCGGTGCCGTTGGAGTTCATCGACCGGACCTCGCTGCTCGGACCCAAGGAACGGATCGCCGAGCGGATGCGCGAGTACGCCGAGTCCGGCGTCACCACCCTGTCGGTCACCCTGTTCGCCGGTGACCGGGACAGCGGGGTGCAGACCCTGCGTACCGTCGCCGAGGCGCTGGAACTCTCGGGAGTCGGGGAGTGA
- a CDS encoding aldo/keto reductase: MQQRPLGRSGLAVSRLALGTMTWGRDTDADDAAAQLKSYLDAGGNLIDTADVYGDGDAESVIGSLLGGLVPRDELLIAAKAGLRPGGPRRRDGSRGHLLRTLDASLRRLGTDHVDLFQVHGHDPATPLEETLAALDHAVASGRVRYVGVSNFSGWQTARAAAWQAAWPGRAPVVAAQVEYSLLERGVEREVLPACEALGLGVLPWSPLGRGVLTGKYRHGRPADSRAVSPHFERFVATYLEPRCSSIVEAVATAAGGLGVSPLEVALAWIRDRPGVTAPILGARTSGQLLGALQVERMTLPEEITIALDDVSALEVGYPERDG, encoded by the coding sequence ATGCAACAGCGACCGCTCGGCCGAAGCGGGCTGGCGGTCTCCCGGCTCGCGCTCGGCACCATGACCTGGGGCCGGGACACCGATGCCGACGACGCCGCTGCGCAGTTGAAGAGTTACCTCGACGCGGGTGGCAACCTGATCGACACCGCCGACGTGTACGGCGACGGCGACGCCGAGTCGGTGATCGGCTCACTGCTGGGCGGTCTGGTGCCCCGCGACGAGCTGCTCATCGCCGCCAAGGCGGGGTTGCGCCCGGGTGGCCCCCGCCGTCGCGACGGCTCCCGGGGACACCTGCTGCGCACGCTCGACGCCTCGCTGCGACGGCTGGGCACCGACCACGTCGACCTGTTCCAGGTGCACGGTCACGACCCGGCCACCCCGCTGGAGGAGACCCTGGCCGCGCTGGACCACGCGGTGGCCAGCGGCCGGGTCCGCTACGTCGGCGTGTCGAACTTCTCCGGTTGGCAGACCGCCCGGGCGGCGGCCTGGCAGGCGGCCTGGCCGGGACGCGCCCCGGTGGTCGCCGCGCAGGTGGAGTACTCCCTGCTGGAGCGGGGGGTCGAGCGGGAGGTGCTGCCGGCCTGCGAGGCGCTCGGCCTGGGTGTGCTGCCCTGGTCGCCGCTGGGACGCGGGGTGCTCACCGGCAAGTACCGGCACGGCCGGCCGGCGGACTCCCGGGCGGTGTCGCCCCATTTCGAACGCTTCGTCGCCACCTATCTGGAGCCGCGCTGCTCCAGCATCGTGGAGGCGGTCGCCACCGCCGCCGGGGGCCTCGGGGTCTCTCCGCTGGAGGTGGCGCTGGCCTGGATCCGGGACCGGCCCGGGGTGACCGCGCCGATCCTCGGCGCGCGGACCTCCGGGCAACTGCTCGGCGCACTCCAGGTGGAGCGGATGACCCTGCCCGAGGAGATCACCATCGCCCTGGACGACGTCTCGGCCCTGGAGGTCGGCTACCCCGAACGCGACGGGTGA
- a CDS encoding DUF5703 family protein: MDYEYAPLRLPPNVDRLAAAAQLAIQAEFSGWELARVQLFRDGTRQVVLRRRLASGTPQPGLSY; the protein is encoded by the coding sequence ATGGACTACGAATACGCGCCGCTGCGGTTACCGCCGAACGTCGACCGGTTGGCGGCTGCCGCGCAACTGGCGATCCAGGCCGAGTTCAGCGGGTGGGAGCTGGCCCGGGTACAGCTGTTCCGCGACGGCACCCGCCAGGTGGTGCTCCGCCGCCGCCTGGCCAGCGGCACGCCGCAGCCCGGCCTGTCCTACTGA
- a CDS encoding M20/M25/M40 family metallo-hydrolase, with protein sequence MTSDAHPAFPAPTEEVVDLCRDLLRIDTTNTGDNATSVGERHAAEYVAEKLAEVGIAPVIHESAPGRANVIARIPGADPSRGALLVHGHLDVVPADADEWSVHPFSGELRDGYLWGRGAIDMKDFDAMVLAVVRHWQRAGVRPPRDIVLAYTADEEAGSEYGAHFLVNRHRELFDGCTEGIGEVGGFSYTVDESRRLYLIETAQKGIDWLRLHARGRPGHGSMVHDDNAVTALAEAVARVGRHRFPVVVTDTVRAFLEEVSEVLGVELDPEDPETAIAKLGPIANIIGATIRNTANPTRLAAGYKDNVIPGRASATIDCRSLPGQSELLERQLRELVGPDIAIEYVQRQPALETTFDGDLVGAMSAALVAEDPGARPVPYMLSGGTDAKAFAQIGVRCFGFAPLRLPADLNFSALFHGIDERVPVDGLQFGVRVLDRFLRTC encoded by the coding sequence ATGACGAGCGACGCGCACCCCGCCTTCCCCGCGCCGACCGAGGAGGTCGTCGACCTCTGCCGGGACCTGCTGCGCATCGACACCACCAACACCGGCGACAACGCCACCAGCGTCGGGGAGCGCCACGCCGCCGAGTACGTCGCCGAGAAGCTGGCGGAGGTCGGCATCGCCCCGGTGATCCACGAGTCCGCACCCGGGCGGGCCAACGTGATCGCCCGGATCCCCGGCGCCGACCCGAGCCGGGGCGCCCTGCTGGTGCACGGCCACCTGGACGTGGTGCCGGCCGACGCCGACGAATGGTCGGTGCACCCGTTCTCCGGCGAGTTGCGCGACGGCTACCTGTGGGGCCGGGGCGCCATCGACATGAAGGACTTCGACGCGATGGTGCTCGCCGTGGTGCGCCACTGGCAGCGCGCCGGCGTCCGCCCGCCGCGGGACATCGTGCTCGCGTACACCGCCGACGAGGAGGCGGGCAGCGAGTACGGCGCGCACTTCCTGGTCAACCGGCACCGCGAGTTGTTCGACGGGTGCACCGAGGGCATCGGCGAGGTCGGCGGCTTCTCGTACACGGTGGACGAGTCGCGGCGGCTCTATCTGATCGAGACCGCGCAGAAGGGCATCGACTGGCTGCGGCTGCACGCCAGGGGGCGCCCCGGGCACGGTTCGATGGTGCACGACGACAACGCGGTGACCGCGCTGGCCGAGGCGGTGGCCCGGGTCGGCCGGCACCGCTTCCCGGTGGTGGTCACCGACACCGTACGGGCCTTCCTGGAGGAGGTCTCCGAGGTGCTCGGCGTCGAGCTGGACCCGGAGGACCCGGAGACCGCCATCGCCAAGCTCGGCCCGATCGCCAACATCATCGGCGCCACCATCCGCAACACCGCCAACCCGACCCGGCTCGCCGCCGGCTACAAGGACAACGTCATCCCCGGCCGGGCCAGCGCCACCATCGACTGCCGCAGCCTGCCCGGCCAGTCGGAGCTGCTGGAACGACAGTTGCGCGAGTTGGTCGGCCCGGACATCGCCATCGAGTACGTGCAGCGCCAGCCCGCCCTGGAGACCACCTTCGACGGCGACCTGGTCGGGGCGATGTCCGCCGCGCTGGTCGCCGAGGACCCGGGCGCCCGGCCGGTGCCGTACATGCTCTCCGGCGGCACGGACGCGAAGGCGTTCGCGCAGATCGGCGTACGGTGCTTCGGCTTCGCACCGCTGCGGCTGCCGGCCGACCTGAACTTCTCCGCGCTGTTCCATGGCATCGACGAGCGGGTACCGGTGGACGGACTACAGTTCGGCGTGCGGGTTCTCGACCGGTTCCTGCGCACCTGTTAG
- a CDS encoding hemerythrin domain-containing protein: MSVHLPPLPPSTGDGYQPAGQSIAATIADEHQQLLSLTRRLVEPGQAPAHGREILVAALSRHLAAEEQCLLPAIRQALTDADQPVADVLVGDAALLMALRGLDDARLAIVASLLEAHVVAVDALVQRLCEAATEEELIRLGNRLDIAEEAAPTRPHPGIPHTPPWNRIVEPAVALVDKFRDAVTGRHTQLSEVAEPPQR; this comes from the coding sequence GTGTCCGTCCACCTGCCGCCGTTGCCGCCCTCGACCGGTGACGGCTACCAGCCCGCCGGGCAGAGCATCGCCGCCACCATCGCCGACGAGCACCAGCAACTGCTGAGCCTGACCCGGCGCCTGGTCGAGCCGGGCCAGGCTCCCGCGCACGGCCGGGAGATCCTGGTCGCGGCGCTGTCCCGGCACCTGGCCGCCGAGGAGCAGTGCCTGCTGCCCGCCATCCGGCAGGCCCTCACCGACGCCGACCAGCCGGTCGCCGACGTCCTCGTCGGCGACGCCGCGCTGCTGATGGCGTTGCGCGGGCTGGACGACGCCCGTCTGGCCATCGTGGCCAGCCTGCTCGAGGCGCACGTGGTGGCGGTCGACGCCCTGGTGCAGCGGCTCTGCGAGGCGGCCACCGAGGAGGAGCTGATCCGCCTCGGCAACCGGCTGGATATCGCCGAGGAGGCCGCGCCGACCCGCCCGCACCCGGGGATCCCGCACACGCCGCCGTGGAACCGGATCGTCGAGCCGGCGGTGGCGCTGGTCGACAAGTTCCGGGACGCGGTCACCGGTCGGCACACCCAGCTCAGCGAGGTGGCGGAGCCGCCGCAACGCTGA
- a CDS encoding LysR family transcriptional regulator, with protein sequence MNLELRHLRVVCAIAETGSVTKAASTLGLAQPALTAQLQRIERTLGGPLFERDRRGARPTALGELVLARARVLLPAMKGLQDEAARLAGAGDAPRRYRFGGVNSPILGRLVHRLAAEHPQAQITTYASWSVDELAQLVAGGRLDYALTGVCGDSTPSADYGLSWREVAVDPVMVLLPEIHPLAGRSEVALAELRHEQWVAAPGDGCFGDCFAAACARAGFTPRKLYEADVRGCIDLVDAGEAVALCQATFRPVAGLVTRRLAGSPLRWRLMLGWHPESPAARMAELVLDTALVAYTDALAPHPAYLAWLLGNPAFGVRRPAATADRGLRSA encoded by the coding sequence ATGAACCTGGAGTTGCGGCACCTGCGGGTGGTCTGCGCCATCGCCGAGACGGGCAGCGTGACCAAGGCGGCCTCCACGCTCGGCCTGGCGCAGCCGGCGCTGACCGCCCAGCTCCAGCGCATCGAACGGACCCTCGGCGGGCCGCTGTTCGAGCGGGACCGGCGCGGCGCCCGACCGACCGCCCTCGGTGAGCTGGTGCTCGCCCGGGCACGGGTGCTGCTGCCGGCGATGAAGGGACTCCAGGACGAGGCGGCCCGGCTGGCCGGGGCCGGCGACGCACCGCGCCGCTACCGCTTCGGCGGGGTGAACAGCCCGATCCTGGGCCGCCTGGTGCATCGACTCGCCGCCGAGCACCCACAGGCGCAGATCACCACCTACGCGTCCTGGTCGGTCGACGAGTTGGCGCAACTGGTCGCCGGTGGACGGCTGGACTACGCGCTGACCGGGGTGTGCGGCGACTCCACCCCGTCGGCGGACTACGGGCTGAGCTGGCGGGAGGTGGCCGTCGACCCGGTGATGGTACTGCTGCCGGAGATCCATCCGCTGGCCGGCCGCAGCGAGGTGGCGCTGGCCGAGCTGCGGCACGAGCAGTGGGTGGCGGCACCGGGTGACGGCTGCTTCGGTGACTGTTTCGCCGCCGCCTGCGCGCGGGCCGGATTCACCCCCCGCAAGCTGTACGAGGCCGACGTGCGCGGCTGCATCGACCTGGTGGACGCCGGCGAGGCGGTGGCGTTGTGCCAGGCCACGTTCCGCCCGGTGGCCGGCCTGGTGACCCGGCGGCTGGCCGGCAGTCCGCTGCGCTGGCGGCTGATGCTGGGCTGGCACCCGGAGTCCCCCGCCGCGCGGATGGCGGAACTGGTGCTGGACACGGCGCTGGTGGCGTACACCGACGCGCTCGCGCCGCATCCGGCGTACCTGGCCTGGCTGCTCGGCAATCCGGCCTTCGGGGTACGCCGTCCGGCGGCGACGGCCGACCGGGGACTGCGGAGCGCCTGA
- a CDS encoding DUF3140 domain-containing protein yields the protein MVREQRLDPEVEVLWEDFHAEVNVPSEQLRQWLLTRGSGEEAFGPDPDLNLPEPGRQILAVLRKRKVDLTPEDIEVMREAVERIRSLTAEKPRRGNADDEWRHSLLDLGHDVLVER from the coding sequence ATGGTACGCGAGCAGCGGCTCGACCCCGAGGTGGAGGTGCTCTGGGAGGACTTCCACGCCGAGGTCAACGTGCCCTCCGAGCAGCTCCGGCAATGGCTGCTGACCCGGGGCTCCGGCGAGGAGGCGTTCGGCCCGGACCCGGACCTGAACCTGCCCGAGCCGGGCCGGCAGATCCTCGCGGTGCTGCGCAAACGCAAGGTCGACCTGACGCCCGAGGACATCGAGGTGATGCGGGAGGCGGTGGAGCGGATCCGGTCGCTGACGGCGGAGAAGCCCCGACGGGGCAACGCCGACGACGAGTGGCGGCACTCCCTGCTCGACCTCGGGCACGACGTCCTCGTCGAACGCTGA
- a CDS encoding ATP-dependent Clp protease ATP-binding subunit: MIGPGDFGSDPWDEFLARYFGRGEGGRRPAHRVDITRLMTADAREMLADAARRAAQKKSSDLDTDHLLWAALQREPLRDLVRRAGADPDTLLNALGGRADGAPQGEVPPNLSLTPAAKRALLDAHQLSRAMGANYIGPEHILMALPLNPESPAGRMLAAGRIQPESLQAANAERGPMTNPRPDRGTPTLDQYGQDLTDLARNDQIDPVIGRADEIEQAVEILSRRTKNNPVLIGEAGVGKTAIVEGLAERICDGDVPQTLLGKRVVQLDLAGLVAGTRYRGDFEERLKKVIDEIRAHRDELIIFLDEIHTLVGAGGAGSEGGMDASNMLKPALARGELRVIGATTLDEYRRSIEKDAALARRFQPVFVPEPTVEDTVSILRGLRDRYEAHHQVRFTDEALVTAAELSDRYVTDRFLPDKAIDLIDQAGARVRLRTRTPAADVRDLEQQLDEVRRDKEQAVADEQYERASTLRDRVAELERQVQRARGEDGNDNQVPEVGPDEIAEVVSRATGIPASQLTEEERDRLLRLEGHLHEKVVGQEDAVGAVAEAVRRSRTGLADPNRPMGSFLFLGPTGVGKTELGRALAEALFGEADRMVRVDMSEFQERHTVSRLVGAPPGYVGYEEAGQLTEAVRRRPYAVVLLDEIEKAHPDVFNILLQVLDDGRLTDSQGRTVNFKNTVLIMTSNLGSELITGSQRAVGFGAGAPGSEQESDELRERLMRRLQENFRPEFLNRIDEVIIFRRLEAEQLRQIAGLLLEETRRRLHAQDIEVDFTTAGVDWLAEHGYQPEFGARPLRRVIQREVDNHLSRMLLEQQLSPGQRVTVDARDGQLAFDVAAGARGHATAGTTHPR, encoded by the coding sequence ATGATTGGACCCGGCGACTTCGGCTCCGACCCGTGGGACGAGTTTCTGGCTCGGTACTTCGGCCGGGGTGAGGGCGGGCGGCGCCCCGCGCACCGGGTCGACATCACCCGGCTGATGACCGCCGACGCCCGCGAGATGCTGGCCGACGCGGCACGCCGGGCCGCCCAGAAGAAGAGCAGCGACCTGGACACCGACCACCTGCTGTGGGCGGCGCTGCAACGCGAGCCGCTGCGGGACCTGGTACGCCGGGCCGGCGCCGACCCGGACACCCTGCTCAACGCGTTGGGTGGGCGGGCCGACGGCGCCCCGCAGGGCGAGGTGCCGCCCAACCTGTCGCTCACCCCGGCGGCCAAACGGGCGCTGCTCGACGCCCACCAGCTCTCCCGGGCGATGGGGGCGAACTACATCGGTCCCGAGCACATCCTGATGGCGCTGCCGCTCAACCCCGAGTCGCCGGCCGGCCGGATGCTCGCCGCCGGCCGGATCCAGCCGGAGTCGTTGCAGGCCGCCAACGCCGAACGCGGACCGATGACCAATCCCCGCCCGGACCGGGGCACCCCCACCCTCGACCAGTACGGCCAGGACCTCACCGACCTGGCCCGCAACGACCAGATCGACCCGGTGATCGGGCGCGCCGACGAGATCGAGCAGGCGGTGGAGATCCTGTCCCGGCGTACCAAGAACAACCCGGTCCTGATCGGGGAGGCGGGCGTCGGCAAGACCGCGATCGTGGAGGGGCTTGCCGAACGGATCTGCGACGGCGACGTGCCGCAGACCCTGCTCGGCAAGCGGGTCGTGCAGCTCGACCTGGCCGGGCTGGTCGCCGGCACCCGCTACCGGGGCGACTTCGAGGAACGCCTGAAGAAGGTGATCGACGAGATCCGGGCGCACCGGGACGAGCTGATCATCTTCCTGGACGAGATCCACACCCTGGTGGGCGCGGGCGGCGCCGGCAGCGAGGGCGGCATGGACGCGTCCAACATGCTCAAGCCCGCGCTGGCCCGGGGCGAGTTGCGGGTGATCGGCGCGACCACGCTGGACGAGTACCGCCGCAGCATCGAGAAGGACGCCGCGCTGGCCCGACGGTTCCAGCCGGTCTTCGTGCCGGAGCCCACCGTCGAGGACACCGTTTCCATCCTGCGCGGCCTGCGGGACCGCTACGAGGCCCACCACCAGGTGCGGTTCACCGACGAGGCGCTGGTCACCGCCGCCGAGCTGTCCGACCGGTACGTCACCGACCGCTTCCTGCCGGACAAGGCGATCGACCTGATCGACCAGGCCGGCGCCCGGGTGCGGTTGCGCACCCGGACGCCCGCCGCCGACGTGCGCGACCTGGAGCAGCAGCTCGATGAGGTACGCCGGGACAAGGAGCAGGCGGTCGCCGACGAGCAGTACGAACGTGCCTCCACCCTGCGCGACCGGGTCGCCGAGCTGGAACGGCAGGTACAGCGCGCCCGGGGCGAGGACGGCAACGACAACCAGGTGCCCGAGGTGGGGCCGGACGAGATCGCCGAGGTGGTCTCCCGGGCCACCGGCATCCCGGCCAGCCAGCTCACCGAGGAGGAACGGGACCGGCTGCTGCGCCTGGAGGGGCACCTGCACGAGAAGGTCGTCGGGCAGGAGGACGCGGTCGGGGCGGTCGCCGAGGCGGTCCGCCGTTCCCGGACCGGACTGGCCGATCCGAATCGCCCGATGGGCAGCTTCCTGTTCCTCGGCCCGACCGGCGTGGGCAAGACCGAACTGGGCCGGGCCCTGGCCGAGGCGCTGTTCGGCGAGGCCGACCGGATGGTCCGGGTGGACATGAGCGAGTTCCAGGAACGGCACACGGTCAGCCGGCTGGTCGGCGCCCCGCCCGGCTACGTCGGGTACGAGGAGGCCGGCCAGCTCACCGAGGCGGTGCGCCGCCGCCCGTACGCGGTGGTGCTGCTGGACGAGATCGAGAAGGCCCACCCCGACGTGTTCAACATCCTGTTGCAGGTGCTCGACGACGGGCGGCTCACCGACAGCCAGGGGCGGACGGTCAACTTCAAGAACACCGTACTGATCATGACGAGCAACCTGGGCTCGGAGCTGATCACCGGCAGCCAGCGCGCGGTCGGTTTCGGCGCGGGTGCTCCCGGCAGCGAGCAGGAGAGCGACGAGCTGCGGGAGCGGCTGATGCGTCGGCTCCAGGAGAACTTCCGGCCGGAGTTCCTCAACCGTATCGACGAAGTGATCATCTTCCGGCGGCTGGAGGCCGAGCAACTGCGGCAGATCGCCGGACTGCTGCTGGAGGAGACCCGGCGCCGGCTGCACGCCCAGGACATCGAGGTGGACTTCACCACGGCCGGGGTGGACTGGCTGGCCGAGCACGGCTACCAGCCCGAGTTCGGCGCCCGGCCGCTGCGCCGGGTGATCCAGCGGGAGGTGGACAACCACCTGTCCCGGATGCTGCTGGAGCAGCAGCTCTCGCCCGGTCAGCGGGTCACCGTGGACGCCCGGGACGGCCAGCTCGCCTTCGACGTGGCGGCCGGCGCGCGCGGGCACGCCACTGCCGGCACCACCCACCCCCGCTGA